One part of the Sneathia vaginalis genome encodes these proteins:
- a CDS encoding ATP-binding cassette domain-containing protein: MIIKIEKLSKKYKLNKNFSIKDINTQICNGVYGLIGENGSGKSTFLKTIATILPIQSGNISVDGEDVSKNILEFRKKIGYLPQDFEFFESLTCYEMLEYISTLKQNKVIEEEIDNLLREFNLLDKKYCKIKTLSGGMKQRLAILQTILGGSKIIILDEPTNGLDPIERLRFRNIITSLSKDRIIIISSHIISDIAILCENIGIMKKGELVYTGSVDNLIEKMQNKIYIKEIKQYEKIEEYKNLISILRKKNSYEIRVYSKNENTGFIKAEPTLEDAYFYIMNLGGQLE, from the coding sequence ATGATTATAAAAATAGAGAAATTATCAAAAAAATATAAATTAAATAAAAATTTTTCTATAAAAGATATAAATACACAAATTTGTAATGGGGTATATGGACTTATAGGTGAAAATGGTTCTGGTAAAAGTACGTTTCTAAAGACGATTGCCACAATTTTACCCATACAAAGTGGAAATATAAGTGTTGATGGTGAAGATGTATCTAAAAATATATTAGAATTTCGAAAGAAAATAGGATATTTACCACAAGATTTTGAATTTTTTGAGAGCCTGACATGTTATGAAATGCTTGAGTATATATCAACATTAAAACAAAATAAGGTTATAGAGGAAGAAATTGATAATTTATTAAGAGAATTTAATCTTTTAGATAAAAAATATTGCAAAATAAAAACCTTATCTGGTGGTATGAAACAAAGATTAGCTATATTACAAACAATTTTAGGGGGTTCTAAAATAATAATATTAGATGAGCCTACAAATGGACTTGATCCCATAGAAAGATTAAGATTTAGAAATATTATAACTTCCTTGTCAAAAGATAGAATAATTATTATATCTTCTCATATAATTTCTGATATAGCTATACTATGTGAGAATATAGGTATAATGAAAAAAGGGGAACTTGTATATACAGGATCTGTTGATAATTTAATAGAAAAAATGCAGAATAAGATATATATTAAAGAAATAAAACAATATGAAAAAATAGAAGAATATAAGAATTTAATCTCGATATTAAGAAAAAAGAATTCTTATGAAATAAGAGTGTATTCTAAGAATGAAAATACAGGTTTTATTAAAGCCGAACCAACTCTTGAAGATGCCTATTTTTATATTATGAATTTAGGTGGTCAGCTTGAATAA
- the dnaX gene encoding DNA polymerase III subunit gamma/tau, with the protein MSETLYRKYRPNNFDTVFGQEYIKKSIQNALDQNKLAHAYLFSGPRGVGKTTIARIIAKSVNCMKNGISSKPCLSCENCVSIAEGNNLDIIEIDAASNRGIDEIRSLKESINYQPVRCRMKVYIIDEIHMLTNEAFNALLKTLEEPPKHAIFILATTEINKLPDTIISRCICYNFKTLSENEAIDMMRNCVEKENIKIDDDSLKLIFKKSGGSARDAFSILEQISSTNFGEDITEELVKKTLGMVPREYFVKFNEYLKNEQKEELVKFVDEMYEDGIQIEQFLKDFCDFLKANEKDIDYISLVITNIYSSLNIFKNEDDIRIIVYIIIYNILKVKKTVSTVSVSTNVKNIEFDYKKFLNQLKEQGMLIPYSVLSEFKFVEIKNASIYIKQTTNREYTKAIISDYEYRRQIEEQIYDMLGVRYTLEIIDKKYMKNFDGFYDKVRSLFEAEKI; encoded by the coding sequence ATGAGTGAAACTTTATACAGAAAGTATAGACCCAATAATTTTGATACTGTATTTGGGCAAGAATACATTAAAAAATCCATACAAAATGCATTAGATCAAAATAAATTAGCACACGCATATTTATTTAGTGGTCCAAGAGGTGTAGGTAAAACTACAATTGCAAGAATAATTGCAAAATCTGTTAATTGCATGAAAAATGGAATAAGTTCAAAACCTTGCCTTAGTTGTGAAAATTGTGTAAGTATAGCAGAGGGTAATAATTTAGATATAATAGAAATAGATGCTGCTTCTAATAGAGGTATTGATGAAATACGTTCATTAAAAGAAAGTATTAATTACCAACCAGTTAGATGCAGAATGAAAGTGTATATTATAGATGAAATACATATGTTAACTAATGAAGCATTTAATGCACTACTTAAGACATTAGAAGAACCACCTAAACATGCAATCTTTATACTTGCAACCACTGAAATTAATAAACTCCCAGATACTATTATTTCTCGTTGTATATGCTATAACTTCAAAACATTAAGTGAAAATGAAGCAATAGATATGATGAGAAATTGTGTAGAAAAAGAAAATATTAAAATAGATGACGACAGTCTAAAGTTAATATTTAAAAAATCAGGTGGTAGTGCAAGGGATGCCTTTTCTATACTTGAACAAATATCATCAACTAATTTTGGAGAAGATATTACAGAAGAATTAGTTAAAAAGACTTTAGGTATGGTGCCTCGTGAATATTTTGTTAAATTTAATGAATACTTGAAAAATGAACAAAAAGAAGAATTAGTTAAATTTGTTGATGAAATGTATGAAGATGGAATACAGATTGAACAATTTTTAAAAGATTTTTGTGATTTTCTAAAAGCAAATGAAAAAGATATAGACTACATTAGTTTGGTAATAACAAACATCTATTCTTCTTTAAATATATTTAAGAATGAAGACGATATACGTATTATAGTCTATATCATAATATACAATATACTTAAGGTTAAAAAGACTGTAAGTACAGTTAGTGTATCTACTAATGTTAAAAATATTGAATTTGACTACAAGAAATTCTTAAATCAATTAAAAGAACAAGGAATGTTAATACCATATTCAGTTTTATCAGAATTTAAGTTTGTTGAGATAAAAAATGCAAGTATATATATCAAACAAACAACTAATAGGGAATATACTAAAGCGATAATAAGTGACTATGAGTATAGACGCCAAATAGAAGAGCAAATATATGATATGCTAGGTGTTAGATACACACTAGAGATTATAGATAAAAAATATATGAAAAATTTTGACGGTTTCTATGACAAGGTTAGAAGTCTATTTGAAGCTGAAAAGATTTAG
- a CDS encoding peptidase U32 family protein: MNKVELLSPAGNMEKLKEAFHFGADACYIGGGAFNLRGMSANFRNKELEEAIEYAHKLGKKIYVTLNIFAHNKDIDYMPRFIKFLDSVKADGVIVSDLGVFSQVKQYGPNLDIHISTQANSINWATVKAWRDMGATRVILAREMTLKEIKEIKDKVPGIQIEVFIHGAMCMAYSGRCLLSNYFTNRDANRGVCAQDCRWKYKVVAEDHEAHGAHDIIEDKEGTYIFNAKDLCTIEFIDKIIEAGVDSLKIEGRMKSIYYNSTVTKQYRKAIDKYYSGNYEYDPNWKYELQTISHRLYSKGFFFGKTNENDQNYDTNISYSQTYQLVANVMEVLGDNKYKIYIRNKLDATKEELELIRPNVDPIKFRIDGFINTKNDEFTTVVNPNTIAIISTDVEMGELDLLRIKLPIGQAESDIDTENI; the protein is encoded by the coding sequence TTGAATAAAGTAGAATTACTATCACCAGCAGGAAACATGGAAAAATTAAAAGAAGCATTTCACTTCGGGGCAGATGCCTGCTATATAGGTGGAGGTGCATTTAATTTAAGAGGAATGTCAGCTAATTTCAGAAATAAGGAGTTAGAGGAAGCTATAGAATATGCACATAAATTAGGTAAGAAAATCTACGTAACACTAAATATATTTGCACATAATAAAGATATAGACTATATGCCACGGTTTATAAAATTTCTGGATAGTGTAAAAGCAGATGGTGTAATAGTAAGCGATTTAGGAGTATTTAGCCAAGTTAAACAATATGGTCCTAACCTTGATATACATATTAGTACGCAGGCAAATAGTATAAATTGGGCGACCGTTAAAGCATGGCGTGATATGGGAGCAACTAGAGTAATACTAGCACGTGAAATGACTTTAAAAGAAATTAAAGAAATTAAGGATAAAGTTCCAGGAATACAAATTGAAGTATTTATACATGGTGCAATGTGTATGGCATATTCTGGTAGATGTCTATTAAGTAACTATTTTACAAATAGAGATGCAAACAGAGGAGTATGTGCTCAAGATTGTAGATGGAAGTATAAGGTAGTTGCAGAAGATCATGAGGCACATGGTGCACATGATATTATTGAAGATAAAGAAGGTACATACATATTTAATGCTAAAGACTTGTGTACAATAGAATTTATTGATAAAATAATAGAAGCAGGAGTTGACTCATTAAAAATTGAAGGTCGTATGAAGAGTATTTACTATAACTCTACTGTAACAAAGCAATACAGAAAGGCAATAGATAAATATTATTCAGGTAATTACGAATATGACCCTAATTGGAAGTATGAACTTCAAACAATAAGTCATAGATTGTATTCTAAAGGATTCTTCTTTGGAAAAACTAATGAAAATGACCAAAATTATGATACAAATATATCATATAGTCAAACTTATCAATTAGTTGCTAATGTTATGGAAGTCTTGGGAGATAATAAGTACAAGATATATATTAGAAATAAGTTGGATGCAACTAAAGAAGAATTAGAGTTAATAAGACCAAATGTTGATCCTATTAAATTCAGAATTGATGGCTTTATTAATACAAAAAATGATGAATTTACTACAGTTGTTAATCCAAACACAATTGCTATCATATCAACAGATGTAGAAATGGGAGAACTTGATTTATTAAGGATAAAATTGCCTATAGGGCAAGCTGAATCAGATATAGATACTGAAAATATTTAG
- the papB gene encoding PapB family radical SAM/SPASM ranthipeptide maturase, with protein sequence MKLMDIYPKNEKYYPNVIKQINGEFYLYNLITNGIFKINKEVSNIIHYNKNINIEKDKDIKTFLENNYILRNKKNDDKLNSIYDKKLNSKFKFEPSGLTLMVSQECNLRCKYCYGEGGEYNNKGKMTFEIAKKAIDYFVKVSKVDKVGICFFGGEPLTNFVLIKEIIDYTKSIENYINKKFHFSITTNGTLLTNKIKKFLLDNNIFITISLDGTKEVTDSNRYYISKKGVYDVIKSNINKLDKKVVVRATIAPPNYDMKKSINHLVKDLKLNSVAWAVADNLLTEEDFYKISESYNKLLDELWNTIKLKKYNEVKKYSMFMNNLRKFSKDGIRIKGCGAANNMIAIDINGDVYPCHRFVGLKRYVLTNVDSNTKFNEKIFSKMDLKNFDKCKYCIARNICGGACINENVYANLSINKPSEKHCNFTKKMVEKLFEIYISLTEEDKLNLFGDLK encoded by the coding sequence ATGAAATTAATGGACATTTATCCTAAAAATGAGAAATATTATCCAAATGTTATAAAACAAATAAATGGAGAATTTTATTTATATAATTTAATAACAAATGGGATTTTTAAAATCAATAAAGAAGTTTCGAATATTATACATTATAATAAAAATATAAATATTGAAAAAGATAAAGATATAAAAACTTTTTTAGAAAATAATTATATATTAAGAAATAAAAAAAATGACGATAAATTAAATAGCATATATGATAAAAAGTTAAATAGTAAATTTAAATTTGAACCATCAGGTCTAACATTAATGGTTTCACAAGAATGTAATTTAAGATGTAAGTATTGTTATGGAGAAGGAGGTGAATATAATAATAAAGGTAAAATGACCTTTGAAATAGCAAAAAAAGCAATAGATTATTTTGTGAAAGTTTCAAAAGTAGATAAAGTTGGAATATGTTTTTTTGGTGGAGAACCATTAACTAATTTTGTGTTGATTAAAGAAATTATTGATTATACAAAAAGTATAGAGAATTATATAAATAAAAAATTCCATTTTTCTATAACAACTAATGGGACACTATTAACAAATAAAATCAAAAAATTTTTATTAGATAATAATATATTTATAACCATAAGTTTAGATGGTACAAAAGAAGTTACAGATAGTAATAGATATTATATATCAAAAAAAGGTGTTTATGATGTAATAAAATCAAATATTAATAAATTAGATAAAAAAGTAGTGGTAAGAGCGACAATAGCACCTCCAAATTATGATATGAAAAAAAGTATAAATCATTTAGTTAAAGATTTGAAATTGAATTCAGTAGCATGGGCAGTTGCAGATAATTTATTAACAGAAGAGGATTTTTATAAAATATCAGAAAGTTATAATAAATTATTAGATGAGTTATGGAATACAATAAAATTAAAAAAATATAATGAAGTAAAGAAATACAGTATGTTTATGAATAATTTGAGGAAATTCTCTAAAGATGGTATACGTATAAAAGGTTGTGGAGCTGCTAATAATATGATAGCTATAGATATTAATGGTGATGTGTATCCTTGTCATAGGTTTGTAGGATTAAAAAGATATGTTTTAACTAATGTAGATTCAAATACAAAGTTTAATGAGAAAATATTTAGTAAAATGGATTTAAAAAATTTTGATAAATGTAAATATTGTATAGCTAGGAACATATGTGGTGGTGCATGCATAAATGAAAATGTATATGCTAATTTGAGTATAAATAAACCATCTGAAAAACATTGTAATTTTACTAAGAAAATGGTAGAGAAATTATTTGAGATTTACATATCTTTAACTGAAGAAGATAAACTAAATTTATTTGGTGATTTAAAATAG
- a CDS encoding response regulator transcription factor, producing the protein MKETILIIEDEEKIARLIEMELKFEGYDVEKAFDGRTGLEKASTGKYALVLLDLMLPKMNGMEVCKRLREKSTVPIIILTAKDDITDKVIGLDYGADDYMTKPFSNEELIARIKALLRRTVTMVKPDVFEYEDLRIDYKAYEVYRGKELITLSKKEFDLLDCLVTNKGIVLSRDRILEDVWGYGYEGNDNILDLYIKYVRDKIDKNHRRKFIQTVRGVGFVFK; encoded by the coding sequence ATGAAAGAAACAATATTAATCATCGAAGATGAAGAAAAAATCGCAAGATTGATTGAAATGGAATTAAAATTTGAAGGATATGATGTTGAAAAAGCCTTTGATGGACGAACAGGATTAGAAAAAGCTTCTACAGGTAAATATGCCTTAGTTTTACTAGATCTTATGTTACCTAAAATGAATGGTATGGAAGTATGTAAGAGGTTAAGAGAAAAATCAACTGTTCCTATCATAATACTAACTGCAAAAGATGATATTACTGATAAAGTAATAGGATTAGATTATGGTGCAGATGACTATATGACTAAGCCTTTTTCTAATGAAGAACTTATTGCTAGAATAAAGGCATTGTTACGTAGAACAGTAACAATGGTTAAGCCAGATGTTTTTGAATATGAGGATTTAAGAATAGACTACAAGGCATACGAAGTATATAGGGGAAAAGAGTTAATAACATTGTCAAAGAAAGAATTTGACCTTTTAGACTGCTTGGTCACAAATAAAGGGATTGTACTTTCTAGAGATAGAATACTAGAGGATGTTTGGGGATATGGATATGAAGGAAACGATAACATATTAGACCTTTACATAAAATATGTTAGAGATAAAATTGATAAAAATCATCGCAGAAAATTTATACAAACTGTAAGAGGGGTAGGTTTTGTATTTAAATGA
- the rplI gene encoding 50S ribosomal protein L9 has protein sequence MKIKVILLDTIKGIGKKDEIVEVKDGYANNFLFPSKKGVPATPENLNKLRQKGEKKLKDEEKEVKKALELKEKLDGKSITLSVKSGENGKVFGSIGSKEIIEKIKQDLNYSVDKKQMPTDVRIKEIGIHKIVLKLHNKISAEIKVTVVGV, from the coding sequence ATGAAAATTAAGGTAATATTACTAGATACAATTAAGGGAATTGGTAAAAAAGATGAAATTGTTGAAGTTAAAGACGGATATGCAAATAATTTCCTTTTCCCATCAAAAAAAGGTGTACCTGCTACACCAGAAAACTTAAATAAGTTAAGACAAAAAGGTGAAAAGAAACTTAAAGATGAAGAAAAAGAAGTGAAAAAAGCCCTAGAACTTAAAGAAAAATTAGATGGTAAGTCAATAACATTGAGTGTAAAATCAGGAGAAAATGGTAAAGTGTTTGGTTCTATAGGTTCTAAGGAAATTATTGAAAAGATAAAACAAGACTTAAATTACAGTGTAGATAAAAAACAAATGCCAACAGATGTACGTATAAAAGAAATTGGTATACATAAAATAGTATTGAAGTTACATAATAAGATAAGTGCTGAAATAAAAGTTACTGTAGTAGGTGTTTAA
- a CDS encoding pseudouridine synthase produces the protein MRIDKFLANSGVGSRSEVRKIIKQKKIYVNDVLVKDTSFNVDEKNDIVLFENREVTYKPYVYIMLNKPNGVVSATFDKKLKTVIDILNGDYKTYELFPIGRLDIDTVGLLILTNDGKLAHNLLSPKKHIKKTYYVEYMNELSDEDKLNLQKGVDIGGYITKSDAKIEVLSSNSCYLTISEGKFHQIKKMFNAVGNKVTYLKRVKMNNLVLDANLNEGEYRELSDSELKLLKE, from the coding sequence ATGAGAATAGATAAATTTTTAGCAAATTCTGGTGTTGGTTCAAGATCAGAAGTAAGAAAAATTATAAAACAGAAAAAAATATATGTTAATGATGTATTAGTTAAAGATACATCATTTAATGTAGATGAAAAAAATGATATAGTTCTTTTTGAAAATAGGGAGGTTACATATAAACCATACGTGTATATTATGTTAAATAAACCAAATGGTGTAGTAAGTGCAACATTTGATAAAAAATTAAAAACAGTAATAGATATATTAAATGGTGATTACAAGACATATGAACTATTTCCTATTGGAAGATTAGATATAGATACTGTAGGGCTATTAATCTTAACAAATGATGGCAAGTTAGCTCATAATTTATTAAGTCCTAAGAAACATATAAAAAAGACATATTATGTTGAATATATGAATGAACTTAGTGATGAAGATAAGCTTAATTTGCAAAAGGGTGTAGATATTGGTGGATATATTACTAAAAGTGATGCAAAAATAGAGGTATTATCTAGTAATTCATGTTATCTTACAATATCTGAAGGTAAATTTCATCAAATAAAGAAAATGTTTAATGCAGTTGGTAATAAGGTAACCTATTTAAAAAGGGTTAAAATGAATAATTTAGTTCTAGATGCAAATCTTAATGAAGGTGAGTATAGAGAATTAAGTGACAGTGAATTAAAATTATTAAAGGAATAA
- a CDS encoding CBASS cGAMP-activated phospholipase, with protein MFRILCLDGGGSRGYFTASIIENIEKRYNIKVNEYFDLIVGTSTGAIIAGAIAVDVDAKDITRMYLEEYKNVFKSSILKGIFSSKYESDKLRVLLENNYKNKDFKDTKTNLLITATDILSSEPQIFKSWDPKGVRLIDAVMASASAPIYFEPHKIKGKKYIDGCIWSNNPSLVALVEAISKKGFAKKMSDIKILSIGTGKNSEELKNEKSGLISWSKDIVPLSLKTNVEAVNILTENLLEKNFLRIDFYCNDKISIDNIPEYILTNSDKIFDEFTGNLDIFFKNQSIFTRFISKIFNYGRKK; from the coding sequence ATGTTTAGAATACTTTGTCTTGATGGTGGTGGATCGAGAGGATATTTTACAGCAAGTATAATAGAAAATATTGAAAAAAGATATAATATAAAGGTTAATGAGTATTTTGATTTAATTGTAGGTACAAGTACGGGAGCGATAATAGCAGGTGCAATAGCAGTGGATGTTGATGCAAAAGATATTACTAGAATGTACCTAGAAGAGTATAAAAATGTTTTTAAATCATCAATACTAAAAGGTATTTTTTCAAGTAAATATGAGAGCGATAAGCTAAGAGTTTTGCTTGAGAATAACTATAAGAATAAAGATTTTAAAGATACAAAAACAAATCTTTTAATTACAGCAACAGATATATTAAGTTCAGAACCTCAAATATTTAAGTCATGGGATCCTAAAGGAGTTAGATTAATTGATGCTGTTATGGCATCAGCATCAGCACCTATATATTTTGAACCTCATAAAATTAAAGGTAAAAAATATATAGATGGTTGTATATGGTCTAATAACCCAAGCCTTGTAGCACTAGTAGAGGCTATATCTAAAAAAGGTTTTGCTAAAAAGATGAGTGATATAAAGATATTATCTATAGGCACAGGTAAGAATAGTGAAGAATTAAAAAATGAAAAAAGTGGTTTAATTTCATGGTCTAAAGATATTGTACCACTTAGTCTAAAAACTAATGTAGAGGCAGTAAATATACTAACTGAAAACTTATTAGAAAAAAATTTTTTACGTATAGACTTTTATTGCAACGATAAAATTTCAATAGATAATATACCAGAATATATATTAACAAACAGTGATAAGATTTTTGATGAATTTACAGGTAATTTAGATATATTCTTTAAAAATCAAAGTATATTTACAAGATTTATTAGCAAAATATTTAATTATGGGAGAAAGAAATGA
- the dnaB gene encoding replicative DNA helicase, producing MSEDLNIEYIEEAILGMMISNSDSIMPIIERLMPEDFTKKINGDVFQVMVNLYNEYTSFDALVLEKELAKNGKLNIFGGRSKIAELLENAPVATNLEAYVDILKDKSIKLRLKEACDNIVSEINRDYKQAKELLDLSQAKIFSIEAEKTKDPIVSIKSLGEERRRKIIELSETGNKDILGIQTSFSEYDKITGGLHGSDLLILAARPAVGKTAFAINLAINVAKQKKTVLFFSLEMGNEQLYNRILSICSGLSAKKIKENNLNQEELFKSTKTEEVIKDYPIYIAGDATVTVLDIKNYARKFKMNNNLDFIVIDYLQLISSTSQNKQREQQVSEISRSLKLLAKELNVPILALSQLSRGVENRSDKRPMLSDLRESGAIEQDADQVIFLHRNDYYEREEDKGEKKGNDNVQKVEVIIGKHRNGSTGTLFLSFDLSCQKFKDNIYTQGGNN from the coding sequence ATGTCAGAAGATTTAAACATTGAATATATTGAAGAAGCAATACTAGGTATGATGATATCAAATTCAGATAGTATAATGCCGATAATTGAAAGACTAATGCCTGAAGATTTTACAAAAAAAATTAATGGTGATGTATTCCAAGTTATGGTAAATTTGTATAATGAATATACATCATTTGATGCCTTAGTATTAGAAAAAGAGTTAGCAAAAAATGGTAAATTAAATATATTTGGTGGGCGTAGTAAAATAGCAGAATTGCTAGAAAATGCACCAGTTGCGACTAATTTAGAAGCTTATGTTGATATATTGAAGGATAAATCCATAAAGTTAAGATTAAAAGAAGCTTGTGATAACATTGTTAGCGAGATAAATAGAGACTATAAGCAAGCAAAGGAATTACTTGATTTATCACAAGCAAAAATATTTTCGATTGAAGCTGAAAAAACCAAAGATCCTATAGTTAGCATAAAGTCATTAGGTGAAGAAAGAAGAAGAAAGATAATAGAGCTTAGTGAAACTGGTAATAAAGACATACTAGGTATACAAACTTCATTTAGTGAATATGATAAAATAACTGGAGGATTGCATGGGTCTGACTTATTAATATTAGCTGCAAGACCTGCTGTGGGTAAGACAGCATTTGCAATAAATCTTGCAATAAATGTTGCAAAGCAAAAAAAGACTGTCCTATTTTTCTCACTTGAAATGGGTAATGAACAGTTATATAATAGAATACTTTCAATTTGTTCAGGTTTATCTGCTAAGAAAATAAAGGAAAATAACTTAAATCAAGAAGAACTTTTTAAAAGTACAAAAACTGAAGAAGTAATAAAGGATTATCCTATATATATTGCAGGTGATGCTACTGTAACAGTTCTAGATATTAAAAATTATGCAAGAAAGTTTAAAATGAATAATAATCTTGACTTTATAGTAATAGACTATCTGCAATTAATAAGTAGTACATCACAAAATAAGCAAAGAGAACAACAAGTATCAGAAATTTCTAGATCATTAAAGCTATTAGCAAAAGAGCTAAATGTTCCTATACTTGCATTATCACAATTATCAAGAGGAGTAGAAAATAGATCTGATAAAAGACCAATGTTATCAGATTTAAGAGAATCTGGTGCCATAGAACAAGATGCCGATCAAGTCATTTTTTTACATAGAAATGATTATTACGAAAGAGAAGAAGATAAAGGGGAAAAAAAGGGTAATGACAATGTACAAAAGGTTGAAGTTATAATAGGAAAGCACAGAAATGGTTCAACAGGCACACTATTTTTAAGCTTTGACTTAAGTTGTCAAAAATTTAAAGACAATATTTATACACAAGGAGGGAATAATTGA
- a CDS encoding sensor histidine kinase — translation MIKRIKLKLADRISVTFVIFFLIIMFFCGFFVVNFFNFQNKNNNKISYEKKMVEINDFLNKVSSFSEKYNTITLEFNPKIENQSVVYSKPFEPGIEKYEYIIRIRNAKNYDEIALNTFTSKNTGKVNDVKKDISEVNKLIGKNKINKNHPIHYKKNGHIYDVIRISRNIGGNVFDVYIVKDVTGDITIIKTLILLFLLYTLLSLAIIVFMTNILTSKILKPVNSIIKTASSISTNDLTVRINNTNTGDELETLINIINNMLERLNIAFDNQSKFISDVSHELRTPLAIIKGYAELMKRHGSSTNDLINESVDLIINESMNMKNLVDKLLFLAKGDANTVKINIETFDSVGFINQVYTDALFFAKDHEIVIDRNEKYTILADRSLLLQAIRTMIENSVKYSPKGSSIYVNSSYDQEKKEAVISIKDEGIGIDKKYFDKIFERFYRVDESRTKDTGGTGLGLSIVKKIISIHSGSVEVKSEINKGSEFILHIPSKIHKEKS, via the coding sequence ATGATTAAGCGAATTAAATTAAAATTAGCAGATAGAATATCTGTAACATTTGTTATCTTTTTCCTAATAATCATGTTTTTTTGTGGATTTTTCGTTGTAAATTTCTTTAATTTTCAAAATAAGAATAACAACAAGATATCATATGAGAAAAAAATGGTTGAGATTAATGACTTTTTAAATAAGGTTTCAAGTTTTTCTGAAAAATACAATACAATAACACTTGAATTTAATCCTAAAATAGAAAATCAGTCAGTTGTTTATTCAAAACCATTTGAACCAGGTATAGAAAAATATGAATATATAATTAGAATAAGAAATGCAAAAAATTATGATGAAATCGCATTAAATACTTTTACATCTAAGAATACAGGAAAAGTTAATGATGTAAAAAAGGATATATCTGAAGTTAATAAGTTGATTGGTAAAAACAAAATTAATAAGAATCATCCTATACACTACAAAAAGAATGGACATATTTATGATGTAATAAGAATTAGTAGAAATATAGGTGGAAATGTATTTGATGTGTATATAGTTAAAGATGTGACAGGTGATATTACGATAATAAAAACATTAATACTTTTATTCTTACTATACACCCTTTTATCACTTGCGATAATTGTTTTCATGACTAATATATTAACATCTAAAATTTTAAAACCAGTAAATAGCATTATTAAAACTGCATCTTCAATATCAACTAACGATTTGACAGTGAGAATTAATAATACAAATACTGGTGATGAATTAGAGACTCTAATTAATATAATAAACAATATGTTAGAAAGACTTAATATAGCTTTTGATAATCAGTCTAAGTTTATCTCAGATGTTTCACATGAATTAAGAACGCCTCTTGCCATTATTAAAGGTTATGCAGAACTTATGAAACGTCATGGATCATCTACTAATGATTTAATAAATGAATCAGTTGATTTAATTATTAATGAATCAATGAATATGAAGAACTTGGTAGATAAATTACTATTCTTAGCAAAAGGAGATGCAAATACTGTTAAGATAAATATAGAAACATTTGATTCAGTTGGCTTTATCAATCAAGTGTATACAGATGCACTGTTCTTTGCTAAAGATCATGAAATAGTAATAGATAGAAATGAAAAATATACTATACTAGCAGATAGAAGCTTGCTATTACAAGCTATTAGAACAATGATAGAAAATAGTGTAAAATATTCACCTAAGGGTTCTAGTATATATGTAAATTCATCTTATGATCAAGAGAAAAAAGAAGCTGTAATATCAATTAAAGATGAAGGAATAGGTATAGATAAAAAATATTTTGATAAGATATTTGAAAGATTCTATAGAGTTGATGAATCTAGAACAAAGGATACTGGTGGAACAGGATTAGGTTTATCAATAGTTAAGAAGATAATATCTATACATTCAGGTAGTGTAGAAGTAAAATCAGAAATAAATAAGGGTTCAGAATTTATACTACATATACCATCAAAAATTCATAAGGAAAAGAGCTAG